Proteins encoded by one window of Superficieibacter sp. HKU1:
- the hemG gene encoding menaquinone-dependent protoporphyrinogen IX dehydrogenase, translating to MKTLILFSTRDGQTREIAAFIASELKEQGIWSDLINLNRTDEIDWALYDRVVIGASIRYGHYHPALDSFIKKHLQALKALPGAFFSVNLVARKAEKRTPQTNSYTRKFLLSSPWQPTLCAVFAGALRYPHYRWYDRMMIRLIMKMTGGETDTRKEVVYTDWNQAAVFAREIAQLSDDTSRK from the coding sequence TTGAAAACATTGATTCTGTTCTCGACGAGAGATGGACAAACGCGCGAGATCGCTGCTTTTATTGCGTCTGAACTCAAAGAGCAGGGCATCTGGTCTGATTTAATCAATCTTAACCGCACGGATGAAATCGACTGGGCGTTGTATGATCGTGTAGTCATTGGCGCTTCCATTCGTTATGGACATTACCATCCGGCGCTCGACAGTTTTATTAAAAAACATCTGCAGGCGCTTAAGGCGCTGCCCGGCGCTTTCTTCTCGGTGAATCTGGTGGCGCGTAAAGCAGAGAAGCGTACGCCGCAAACCAACAGCTATACCCGCAAGTTTCTCCTCAGCTCGCCGTGGCAGCCAACACTGTGCGCCGTCTTTGCGGGGGCGCTGCGTTATCCGCATTACCGCTGGTATGACCGTATGATGATCCGCCTGATTATGAAGATGACCGGGGGAGAAACGGATACACGCAAAGAAGTCGTCTATACCGACTGGAACCAGGCGGCAGTTTTTGCGCGGGAAATTGCCCAATTATCCGACGATACGTCGCGGAAATAA
- the trkH gene encoding Trk system potassium transporter TrkH: MHFRAITRIVGLLVILFSGTMILPGLVALIYRDGAGRAFTQTFFVALAIGSLLWWPNRRQKGELKSREGFLIVVLFWTVLGSVGALPFIFSERPNLTVTDAFFESFSGLTTTGATTLVGLDSLPHGILFYRQMLQWFGGMGIIVLAVAILPILGVGGMQLYRAEMPGPLKDNKMRPRIAETAKTLWLIYVLLTVACALALWFAGMPAFDAIGHSFSTIAIGGFSTHDASVGYFDSPTINTIIAIFLLISGCNYGLHFSLLSGRNLKVYWRDPEFRMFIGVQLTLVVICTLVLWFHDVYNAAVTTLNQAFFQVVSMATTAGFTTDSIARWPLFLPVLLLCSAFIGGCAGSTGGGLKVIRILLLFKQGNRELKRLVHPNAVYSIKLGNRALPERILEAVWGFFSAYALVFIVSMLAIIATGVDDFSAFASVVATLNNLGPGLGVVADNFASMNPVAKWILIANMLFGRLEVFTLLVLFTPTFWRD; the protein is encoded by the coding sequence ATGCATTTTCGCGCCATTACCCGAATCGTTGGACTACTGGTTATCTTGTTTTCGGGGACAATGATCCTCCCCGGACTGGTAGCGCTGATTTATCGCGATGGGGCCGGTCGGGCATTTACCCAGACCTTTTTTGTCGCGCTGGCCATCGGCTCCTTGCTGTGGTGGCCCAACCGTCGGCAAAAAGGCGAGCTAAAGTCGCGGGAAGGGTTTTTGATCGTCGTGCTTTTCTGGACGGTGCTGGGCAGCGTCGGTGCCTTGCCTTTTATCTTCTCGGAACGGCCCAATCTGACCGTTACCGATGCGTTCTTTGAATCTTTCTCCGGCCTTACCACGACGGGGGCAACCACGCTGGTTGGACTGGATTCCTTACCTCACGGTATCCTTTTCTATCGGCAAATGCTGCAATGGTTCGGCGGGATGGGGATCATCGTGCTGGCGGTGGCTATCCTGCCGATCCTTGGGGTCGGGGGAATGCAGCTCTATCGCGCGGAAATGCCCGGACCGCTAAAAGACAATAAGATGCGCCCGCGTATTGCTGAAACGGCGAAAACGCTATGGCTGATTTACGTTTTACTGACGGTGGCGTGCGCGCTGGCGCTGTGGTTTGCCGGGATGCCTGCTTTCGACGCCATTGGACACAGCTTCTCTACCATCGCCATCGGCGGTTTCTCCACCCATGATGCCAGCGTAGGGTACTTTGACAGTCCCACCATCAATACCATTATTGCTATCTTCCTGCTGATCTCCGGCTGTAACTACGGTCTGCACTTTTCCCTGCTAAGCGGGCGGAATTTGAAGGTTTACTGGCGCGATCCGGAATTTCGCATGTTTATTGGCGTCCAGCTGACGCTGGTGGTGATTTGTACCCTGGTGCTGTGGTTTCACGATGTATATAACGCGGCGGTGACCACGCTGAACCAGGCTTTTTTCCAGGTCGTGTCAATGGCAACGACGGCAGGTTTCACGACAGACAGTATTGCCCGCTGGCCGCTGTTTCTGCCAGTGCTGTTGCTGTGCTCGGCTTTTATTGGTGGCTGCGCGGGCTCTACCGGCGGCGGCCTGAAAGTGATCCGTATTCTGCTGCTGTTTAAACAGGGAAACCGGGAGTTGAAACGCCTGGTACATCCGAATGCAGTCTATAGCATAAAATTAGGTAACCGGGCGCTGCCGGAGCGGATCCTCGAAGCGGTGTGGGGTTTTTTCTCCGCTTACGCGCTGGTCTTTATTGTCAGTATGCTGGCGATCATTGCGACCGGCGTGGACGACTTCTCAGCCTTTGCCTCGGTAGTTGCCACACTGAACAATCTCGGACCCGGACTTGGCGTGGTGGCGGATAACTTTGCCAGCATGAACCCGGTCGCGAAATGGATATTGATCGCCAACATGCTATTTGGCCGACTTGAAGTCTTTACGTTACTGGTGCTTTTTACCCCAACGTTCTGGCGTGATTAA
- a CDS encoding IMPACT family protein encodes MDSWLIPAAPVSVVEEIKKSRFITLLAHTDGVEAAKAFVESVRAAHPDARHHCVAWVAGAPDDSQQLGFSDDGEPAGTAGKPMLAQLMGCGVGEITAVVVRYYGGVLLGTGGLVKAYGGGVSQALRQLTTQRKTPLTEYTLQCEYSQLAGIETLLGQFAGNIVSSEYQAVVVLRVALPYAKVDAFSARLADFSRGSLQLLAIEE; translated from the coding sequence ATGGACAGTTGGTTAATCCCGGCGGCACCGGTTAGCGTCGTTGAAGAGATCAAAAAAAGCCGCTTCATTACCCTGCTCGCGCATACGGACGGCGTTGAGGCGGCGAAAGCGTTCGTTGAGTCCGTGCGGGCCGCGCATCCGGATGCGCGTCATCATTGCGTAGCGTGGGTGGCCGGTGCGCCGGATGATTCACAGCAGCTTGGCTTTTCAGACGACGGTGAACCAGCGGGAACGGCGGGGAAACCGATGCTCGCGCAATTGATGGGCTGCGGCGTTGGAGAGATTACTGCCGTGGTGGTGCGCTACTATGGCGGCGTTCTTCTCGGAACGGGTGGGCTGGTAAAAGCCTATGGCGGCGGCGTGAGCCAGGCATTGCGGCAGTTAACGACGCAGCGCAAGACGCCATTAACCGAATATACTTTGCAGTGTGAATATAGTCAGTTAGCCGGCATAGAAACCTTGTTAGGGCAATTTGCCGGTAACATCGTCAGCAGCGAGTATCAGGCCGTTGTGGTGCTGCGAGTGGCGCTTCCTTATGCGAAAGTGGATGCATTTTCAGCAAGGCTGGCGGATTTTAGCCGTGGTTCATTGCAATTGTTAGCGATTGAAGAATAA
- the pepQ gene encoding Xaa-Pro dipeptidase: MDSLATLYKNHIVTLQERTRDVLARFKLDALLIHSGELFNVFLDDHPYPFKVNPQFKAWVPVTQVPNCWLLVDGVNKPKLWFYLPVDYWHNVEPLPTSFWTEEIDVIALPKADGIGSQLPAARGNLGYIGPVPERALGLDIAASNINPKGVIDYLHYHRAYKTDYELACMREAQKTAVNGHRAAEEAFRSGMSEFDINIAYLTATGHRDIDVPYSNIVALNEHASVLHYTKLDHHAPSEMRSFLLDAGAEYNGYAADLTRTWAANSDNDYAQMIKDVNDEQLALIATMKAGVSYVDYHLQFHQRIAKILRKHQILVDMSEEALVENDLTGPFMPHGIGHPLGLQVHDVAGFMQDDAGTHLAAPSKYPYLRCTRVLQPGMVLTIEPGIYFIESLLAPWREGQFSKHFNWQKIEALKPFGGIRIEDNVVIHENHVENMTRDLKLA, encoded by the coding sequence ATGGATTCACTGGCTACACTTTATAAAAATCATATCGTTACATTGCAGGAGCGTACTCGCGACGTGCTGGCACGCTTTAAGCTTGATGCGCTACTTATTCATTCCGGTGAACTGTTTAATGTCTTCCTTGACGATCACCCGTATCCGTTCAAGGTCAACCCGCAATTCAAAGCATGGGTGCCGGTCACGCAGGTGCCAAACTGCTGGCTACTGGTGGATGGCGTCAATAAACCGAAGCTGTGGTTTTACCTGCCGGTCGATTACTGGCACAACGTGGAGCCGCTGCCGACGTCATTCTGGACAGAAGAAATAGACGTTATTGCGCTCCCGAAAGCGGACGGCATTGGCAGCCAGCTGCCTGCCGCGCGCGGTAATCTGGGTTATATCGGCCCGGTTCCAGAACGCGCGCTAGGGTTGGATATTGCTGCCAGCAATATCAACCCGAAAGGAGTAATCGATTATCTGCATTACCATCGCGCGTATAAGACCGACTATGAACTTGCCTGTATGCGCGAAGCGCAAAAAACGGCGGTTAACGGGCATCGCGCGGCGGAAGAGGCTTTCCGCTCGGGCATGAGCGAATTTGATATCAATATTGCCTATCTGACGGCGACGGGCCATCGCGATATTGACGTGCCTTACAGCAACATCGTCGCGTTAAATGAGCATGCGTCCGTGCTGCATTACACTAAACTCGATCACCATGCGCCCTCTGAAATGCGCAGTTTCTTGCTGGATGCGGGCGCGGAATATAACGGTTATGCGGCTGACCTTACGCGTACCTGGGCGGCGAATAGTGATAACGACTACGCGCAGATGATTAAAGATGTAAATGATGAACAACTGGCGCTGATTGCCACCATGAAAGCGGGCGTTAGCTACGTGGATTATCATCTTCAGTTCCACCAACGCATCGCCAAAATTCTGCGTAAACACCAAATCCTTGTGGATATGAGTGAAGAGGCGCTGGTGGAAAACGATCTGACCGGACCGTTTATGCCGCACGGGATTGGACATCCGCTGGGGTTGCAGGTGCATGATGTCGCCGGTTTTATGCAGGATGATGCCGGTACCCATCTCGCTGCGCCGTCGAAATATCCATATCTGCGCTGCACACGCGTGCTGCAACCAGGCATGGTGCTGACGATTGAGCCGGGGATTTACTTCATCGAATCGCTGTTAGCGCCGTGGCGTGAAGGGCAGTTCAGTAAGCATTTCAACTGGCAGAAAATCGAAGCGCTTAAACCGTTCGGCGGCATTCGTATCGAAGACAACGTGGTGATCCATGAAAACCATGTTGAAAATATGACGCGGGATTTAAAACTGGCGTAA